A stretch of DNA from Cryptomeria japonica chromosome 4, Sugi_1.0, whole genome shotgun sequence:
TAAGATATATGATTAAGATTAGTGTTCCTTAATCTCTTAGTAAAGTTGAATGTCTATGTATAAAGAGTTTATTACGAATCAATTTTTTGTTAAACGTAAGTATAATGCTTTATAAATGATAAGATAAAAATTGTATCATAAAAAATTTGACAAAATGAATACTCCTCATACCTTAACTCTTAACCAAAGGTAATGACAATATATTTCCCTCAATCCTTAGGCAAAAAGAATTTAATTTGATGCACACAACTTTACATGAACATAatattgcaaattcaaaattgaattatTACAAGATTAAAATATATGATTAAGATTAGTGCTCCTTAATCTCTAAGTAAAGTTGAATGTCTGTATATAGAGAGTTTATTACGAATCAAATCTTTGTTAAAGATAAATACAATGCGCTTTATAAATGGTAAGATCAAAATTGTATCATAAAAATCTGACGAAATAAACACCCCTCATACCTTAACTCTAAACCAAAGGTAACGACAATCTATTTCCCTCAATCCTCAGCCAAAAAGAATCTGATATGATGCACACAACTTTACATGAACATAATATTACATATTCAAAATtgaattattacaatatcaaaataTATGATTAAGATTAGTACTCCTTAGTCTCTTAGTAAAGATGAATGTTCGTGCGTAAAGAGTATTATGAATCAAATCTTTGTTGAATGTAAATATTACGCTTTATAGATGATAAGAtcaaaattatatcataaaaaatttgaCAAAATAAATAATCCCCATACCTTAACTCTAAACCAAAGGTAACGACAATCTATTTGCCTCAATCCTAAATCAAAAAAATCTGATACAATACACACGACTTTACATGAACATAATATTACATATTCAAAATTGAATTATTACGAGATTAAAATATATGATTAAGATTTGTACTCCTTAATCTCTTCATAAAGTTGACTCTATGTCTTTGTTATAAGTAAATACAACATTTTCTAAAAGATATGTCAAAATTGTATCATAAAAACGCTTTATAAATAATAAGGTCAAAATTGTATAATAAAAATTTGACTAAATAAATACTCTCATACCGCAACTCTAAGCCCAAAAAAAATCACAATCCGAATCTGATAAATTGCAATAGAAATCCTTCAACGATTTCAATTGAATTTTTTCAGTGCACAGCAGTGGTCATCATCGTATCCTCAAATTCATGGAAGCTCAGAACTTCATCTCCATCCAATCTGATAAATTGCAATAGAAATCATACAACGATTTCAATTGAATTTTTTCAGTGCACAGCAGTGATCATCATCATATGCTTGAATTCATGGAAGCTCAGAACTCCATCTCCATCCATATCAATCTGAGAGATGATGAAAGAGCAGTGATCAAGAGTAAGAGCATCATCTCCAACACCCAGGCGGCACATCATTCGTTGAAGCCCCACTGGAGTAATTCCGCCGCCTTCTCTGCCCTCAAACATTCTGAAAGCCGCCGCCAACTCTTTTTcctctccctcactccctctcTCCTGCGTATTAAGCCGTATAAATTCATGAACATCAATACACCCATCTCCATCAGAATCCAATTCTTTGATCGTCTCACGCAATTCATTCTCGCCCACCTCCTCACCGACAGAATTCAGAGCTCTCTGGAGCTCCTGCCATGAAATTTTCCCGTCTCCATCGGCATCGAAGTATCTGAAAACGGCGCGCAGCTCTCTCTCCAAGGCGGCGCCGCCAGGATTTGCTTCTAGAAGCGGGGATTTTGGCGGCGGGGAATTGGGAGAAAATCGGGAAAATCCCAAAACATGTTTGCGAGGAGACAGAGTAGAAGCAAGTTTCAGGGCGTTTTTTGAGACGGATTTCACAAGACGTTTTAGAGCTCTTGTGGGAGAACTGGGTGAGTGCAGAGGACTGGAATCCGATCTTTCTCTATCATGGGAAGATGAATCTCTAGTTTCCATGActccaaatatttttcaaaaaaaagcaAACAATTTTGGCAGAATGGAGGAGAAGGGATGAAAAGATTGTGTATTTCATGGTGCTTATATAAAGACTTGGATCTGTTTGACTGTGTGTTTACTTCGTTTCCTTCGTGGAAATGGGGGAGGAGATTCGAGTGAAAGTGCAGCCCTGACCAGGCAAAAAGATTTTAACTTTGAAATTTCCATGGAGAAATCTCGGCGCAGTT
This window harbors:
- the LOC131042707 gene encoding probable calcium-binding protein CML18; the encoded protein is METRDSSSHDRERSDSSPLHSPSSPTRALKRLVKSVSKNALKLASTLSPRKHVLGFSRFSPNSPPPKSPLLEANPGGAALERELRAVFRYFDADGDGKISWQELQRALNSVGEEVGENELRETIKELDSDGDGCIDVHEFIRLNTQERGSEGEEKELAAAFRMFEGREGGGITPVGLQRMMCRLGVGDDALTLDHCSFIISQIDMDGDGVLSFHEFKHMMMITAVH